One window of Cryptobacterium curtum DSM 15641 genomic DNA carries:
- a CDS encoding kinase/pyrophosphorylase, translated as MKTRQNDKNFKIEYTIAHDDGRNPQDLPLADIVLHREGVI; from the coding sequence TTGAAAACTCGGCAAAACGATAAGAACTTTAAGATCGAGTACACGATTGCTCACGATGACGGCCGCAACCCGCAAGATCTTCCCCTTGCCGACATCGTGCTACATCGCGAAGGAGTGATATAG
- a CDS encoding ACT domain-containing protein encodes MKCVISVLGKDRSGIVAAVAVALAECQANIDDISQTILEGVFSMTMLVTLDTDCADFNEVQEKLAEVAETLGVQLTLQRQDVFDYMFSI; translated from the coding sequence ATGAAGTGCGTAATCTCCGTTCTTGGTAAAGACCGCAGCGGCATTGTAGCGGCAGTTGCTGTGGCGCTCGCCGAATGCCAAGCTAATATTGACGATATCTCTCAGACGATTCTTGAAGGCGTATTCAGCATGACGATGTTAGTAACGCTCGACACTGATTGCGCTGATTTCAACGAAGTGCAAGAAAAGCTTGCCGAGGTAGCCGAAACGCTTGGTGTTCAATTAACCTTGCAGCGTCAGGATGTATTCGACTACATGTTCTCCATTTAA
- the folE gene encoding GTP cyclohydrolase I FolE, with amino-acid sequence MSNDLDITGTRMDLDKVAQGVRLILEGVGEDPNREGLRKTPERVAKMYAECFAGLYADPASYFETTFDENHEEMVLVRDIPFYSMCEHHLAPFFGRAHVAYVPAEDGRICGISKLARLVDAFARRPQVQERLTSQIADTLVEQLHPQGVIVVMEAEHLCMSMRGVKKPGSKTTTSAVRGLFRRNPATRAEALSLIFQR; translated from the coding sequence ATGAGCAACGATTTGGATATCACGGGCACTCGAATGGACTTGGACAAGGTGGCACAAGGCGTTCGCCTTATCTTAGAAGGGGTAGGGGAAGACCCTAACCGCGAAGGCTTGCGCAAGACACCTGAGCGTGTCGCGAAGATGTATGCGGAATGCTTTGCGGGTTTGTATGCAGATCCAGCATCGTATTTCGAAACGACCTTCGATGAGAACCACGAAGAAATGGTTCTTGTGCGTGATATCCCGTTTTATTCGATGTGCGAACATCATCTGGCACCCTTTTTTGGTCGCGCTCATGTGGCGTATGTGCCGGCTGAAGATGGGCGTATTTGTGGTATATCCAAGCTGGCACGGCTGGTGGATGCGTTTGCACGGCGCCCGCAGGTGCAAGAGCGCCTAACAAGTCAGATAGCCGATACGCTGGTTGAACAGCTGCATCCGCAAGGGGTTATTGTGGTGATGGAAGCAGAACACTTGTGCATGAGCATGCGCGGAGTAAAAAAGCCGGGCAGCAAAACGACAACAAGTGCCGTACGGGGTTTGTTCAGACGCAATCCTGCGACACGTGCCGAGGCACTTTCACTTATCTTTCAGCGCTAG
- a CDS encoding exodeoxyribonuclease III: MRLVSWNVNGLRAAEKKGFSDIFTSLKADVFALQETKLQEGQIDLEFPDYESHWSYAERKGYSGTAVYARQKPLQVLHGLGVPHLDTEGRICALEFPEFWFVDVYTPNAQNELARIDHRMEWDDAFRDFCKGLEKGTTPLGPDTAQPKPVIMCGDFNVAHEEIDLKNPKSNRGNAGFSDEEREKFTKLLDAGFVDTFRLLNPTEVGAYSWWSYRFNARANNAGWRIDYFLVSKSLADRVRAARIHADLFGSDHCPVSLDIDL, from the coding sequence ATGCGTTTGGTCTCGTGGAATGTCAATGGGCTTCGTGCTGCCGAGAAAAAAGGCTTCTCTGATATATTCACTTCGCTTAAGGCCGATGTGTTTGCTCTGCAGGAAACAAAATTGCAAGAAGGTCAGATTGACCTAGAGTTTCCCGATTATGAAAGTCACTGGAGCTACGCGGAGCGCAAAGGCTATTCGGGTACGGCAGTCTACGCACGACAAAAGCCACTACAGGTTCTTCATGGTCTGGGCGTACCGCATCTTGATACCGAAGGCCGTATTTGTGCACTGGAATTTCCTGAATTTTGGTTCGTCGATGTGTATACGCCCAACGCGCAAAACGAACTCGCGCGTATCGACCATCGCATGGAATGGGATGATGCGTTCCGCGATTTCTGCAAGGGGCTTGAAAAGGGCACAACGCCCTTAGGGCCTGATACCGCGCAGCCGAAGCCAGTTATCATGTGCGGCGATTTTAATGTTGCCCATGAAGAAATCGATTTGAAGAATCCGAAGTCGAATCGTGGTAATGCAGGTTTTTCCGACGAAGAGCGCGAAAAGTTCACCAAGCTTCTTGATGCGGGCTTTGTTGATACCTTTCGCCTATTAAACCCTACTGAAGTGGGTGCTTATTCCTGGTGGAGTTATCGTTTCAATGCGCGGGCAAATAACGCTGGGTGGCGCATTGACTATTTTCTTGTCAGCAAGAGTCTCGCCGACCGCGTGCGTGCAGCGCGTATACACGCCGATTTATTTGGAAGCGACCACTGTCCGGTGTCGCTTGATATCGACCTATAA
- a CDS encoding flavocytochrome c translates to MSNQQIVSGTGVSRRVFLAGAAGAAALGALGVAGCSQPKGSGSSSSEGKEQSHDIIIIGAGGAGMSAAIAAYDAGVQDVILLEKAEAVGGNTSFSSSGMNASETKFQKEQGIEDSNELFAQETLDGGHNTGDPVLVHFMCDHSAATIDWLDELGIVLDNITSTGGMSVKRCHRPTDGSAVGATLVPGLESQVNNRRIEVEKSMTATELVLDDSGAVVGVKAQDSKGRETTYKAKAVIMASGGLGSNKELISKYRPDLADYSSTNQPSATGDGYTMAEAVGAELVQMDQIQIHPTVGVVEGGNSGQPAPLIAEAVRGSGAILVNQDGKRFFDEMSTRDKVSAAELEQPGKYAWEVFDQTVYDANKAIKNSYEKKGLVVTGSSLDDLASKIGVDAATLQATVDAYNAITTSGATDEFGRTKSCIAFVDGNYYAIKVTPGIHHEMGGIKINDNNEALKADGSKIPGLYAAGEVTGGIHGNNRIGGNAVCDITTFGRNVGEVVAAAIK, encoded by the coding sequence ATGAGTAACCAACAAATCGTATCAGGCACAGGTGTATCACGCCGTGTATTCCTTGCAGGTGCTGCAGGCGCTGCTGCACTCGGCGCTCTCGGAGTGGCAGGCTGCTCTCAGCCGAAAGGAAGCGGTTCGTCTTCTTCTGAAGGTAAGGAACAGTCTCACGATATCATTATTATTGGTGCTGGTGGCGCAGGTATGTCTGCAGCTATTGCTGCGTACGATGCAGGTGTGCAAGATGTTATTCTGCTTGAAAAGGCCGAAGCAGTTGGTGGAAATACCAGCTTCAGCTCAAGCGGTATGAATGCTTCTGAAACAAAGTTCCAAAAAGAACAGGGTATTGAAGACAGCAACGAACTGTTTGCTCAGGAAACACTTGATGGTGGTCACAACACCGGTGATCCGGTGCTGGTGCATTTCATGTGCGATCATTCAGCCGCTACGATCGACTGGCTTGATGAACTGGGTATCGTGCTTGACAACATCACGTCAACGGGTGGCATGTCAGTAAAGCGCTGCCATCGTCCGACCGATGGATCGGCCGTTGGTGCCACGTTGGTGCCGGGTCTGGAATCACAGGTAAACAATCGCCGCATCGAAGTTGAAAAGAGCATGACTGCAACCGAATTGGTGCTTGATGATTCAGGCGCAGTGGTCGGCGTGAAGGCTCAGGATAGCAAGGGCCGTGAAACCACCTATAAAGCTAAGGCCGTCATTATGGCGTCGGGTGGCTTGGGTTCCAATAAAGAACTTATTTCGAAGTATCGTCCTGACCTTGCCGATTACAGCTCGACAAACCAGCCAAGTGCAACTGGCGATGGCTATACCATGGCCGAAGCAGTTGGTGCTGAACTAGTGCAGATGGATCAAATCCAGATCCATCCGACAGTTGGCGTGGTCGAGGGTGGCAATTCGGGTCAGCCCGCTCCCCTGATCGCAGAGGCTGTTCGTGGTAGCGGCGCCATTCTGGTTAACCAAGATGGCAAGCGCTTCTTTGATGAAATGAGTACGCGCGATAAGGTGTCGGCAGCCGAACTTGAACAACCCGGTAAGTACGCCTGGGAGGTATTCGACCAGACCGTGTACGATGCCAACAAGGCAATCAAGAACAGCTATGAAAAGAAGGGCTTGGTCGTCACCGGGTCCAGCTTGGATGATCTGGCAAGCAAGATCGGTGTCGATGCTGCAACGTTGCAGGCAACGGTCGATGCATACAACGCGATTACCACCAGTGGGGCTACCGACGAATTCGGTCGCACGAAGAGCTGCATTGCTTTTGTTGATGGTAACTACTATGCCATCAAGGTTACGCCAGGCATTCATCATGAAATGGGTGGCATTAAGATCAACGACAATAACGAAGCTCTCAAGGCAGATGGCTCAAAGATTCCTGGTCTGTATGCTGCTGGTGAAGTAACGGGTGGCATCCACGGCAACAACCGTATTGGTGGCAATGCCGTGTGCGACATCACGACGTTCGGACGCAATGTGGGCGAAGTTGTTGCAGCTGCTATTAAGTAG
- a CDS encoding DUF805 domain-containing protein translates to MTQRNPMNERYQSDDRTGKTRKSAASAKPVSKAGASVRVASGKKQAASRGFLSRLSGGGNAAASKKQQEREARARYYNPDTPEYHRWRRYWWVSIVLALSLTALSFVVQIAIPDSAVASYVLLGVGYALLIFAIWVDMGKVRKIRRAYADRMMAGRSKAATRARKAEKAAAQKEAAEARKLGEAEAAKRDAKAQAQAHGNFFTHLFSKGKSAAAGVSGTDTSTKASAGANTSDTMAASSTRKH, encoded by the coding sequence ATGACCCAACGCAATCCTATGAACGAACGCTATCAAAGCGACGATCGCACTGGCAAAACAAGAAAAAGCGCCGCATCGGCTAAGCCGGTGTCAAAGGCGGGTGCCAGTGTGCGTGTGGCAAGCGGCAAGAAACAAGCTGCTTCACGAGGGTTCTTATCGCGCCTTTCTGGTGGTGGTAATGCAGCTGCTTCAAAAAAGCAACAGGAACGCGAAGCGCGGGCGCGGTATTACAACCCTGATACGCCTGAATATCATCGGTGGCGGCGTTATTGGTGGGTTTCGATTGTACTTGCACTTTCTTTAACGGCGCTGTCCTTTGTGGTGCAGATAGCCATTCCTGATTCTGCGGTAGCAAGCTATGTGCTTTTGGGTGTCGGCTATGCTCTACTGATCTTCGCTATCTGGGTTGATATGGGCAAGGTGCGCAAAATTCGTCGTGCTTATGCCGACCGGATGATGGCCGGACGTTCAAAGGCAGCAACGCGTGCGCGCAAGGCTGAAAAGGCTGCTGCCCAGAAGGAAGCTGCTGAAGCTCGTAAATTGGGTGAGGCCGAAGCAGCCAAGCGTGATGCAAAGGCGCAGGCTCAGGCGCACGGGAACTTTTTTACACACCTGTTCAGCAAAGGGAAGTCTGCGGCTGCTGGGGTATCTGGTACTGACACGTCTACAAAAGCTTCTGCCGGAGCTAACACAAGTGACACCATGGCGGCTTCTTCTACTCGCAAGCATTAA